DNA from Arthrobacter sp. SLBN-112:
TTCGTGGCCATCGCCTGCCATGAACGAGGGCCAGTGGTGTGGAGCATGAGGCCAGCTGAGTTGGTACTCGCCTTCTGTGTGCTCTTGACGCCCGAACGACTCCGTTCGTTGCGTGAAGAGCAGTGGCGGGCTGACCTGCGGGATGGGCCCGGTCTGGGTATCTCTCAGTTCTCACTCCTGGTAGGGGCACTTTGTCGGGTTGGTTGGGGTGGCCAAAACCTGTTCATGGTTCGGGATTACGGATACGACATGACGGTGACGTCTTTGGTGCGGAACTTGTTCGGAATGCTTCCTTCGGTGGTCAGGTGGAGCTTTGGGTCTGCGTTTGTCCTGCCAAAGGAAGTGTGGACACCGTCCACACTTTACGTCTGCTTTAGGTGTGCCCATGCTGGGCACCGGCGACGGGTATCTCCGTAATGCGCGGCGCGTAACTTCCGGGTTGGACAGGGCCGCGGGACCCTTGAGGCAGCACGACAAACAGTGCACGTGCGCCGTTGCGATCAAGCGTAGGGGAGCGCGGCACGATGACGGGCGGGAGCCTCAAGTACTGTATTGATCGCACAAATCAAAAAGCGACTGGGCCCAGATTGACATTCTCAACCCAGATAGAGCCTTGCGTTTGCGCTAGCGGTCGGCCGAGTCGATTAAGAGTATTCGCAAGCCATTGTCAGAAAAGAAGAATCAATTTCTACTCCGACCACCCCTTTGAACCTGACTGACGTCAGGTTGGGGTGTGGTTTAACTGGACAATTTCGCTTGAGTTGGCTCCGGACCTGCGTCCGGTCACATAGGGGGTCGCGTACCTGTGGACGTAGTTGCCCTGCACTGCGCTCACTGGGAGGGGGAGCCTACTGGCCGCCGACCTGGTGCGGCGGTGGACTCTCTTTCCAAAAGCTGGGGTCGGACGGTTGAGTCAGCAATTTCCTCCGCTCCGGACAGCTGCTGTTGGAGCAAACGGAAGGCTCTAACACCGAGGTCCTTGAAGTCGGGGGCGACTGTGCTCAGGGCGGGCCATGTGAACTCGCTGAAGGGCTGGTTGTCCCAGCCGATTATGGATACTTGGTCCGGAACCGCCACTCCCTTCTCGGTGAGTGCGCGGAGGGCTGCGAGAGCGAGTCCGTCATTTGAGCAAAAGACTGCTGTTATTCCTGGATCGGCGGCGATCCGAAGTCCTTGTTCGTAGCCCGATCTCGGAGCGCGAGAGGCTTCAAGTACAGGGGGCGGCTTAATGCCGGCATCAGAGAGCGCATCGAGCCATCCTTGGTATCGCCCCGAGAACTGGGTCAGAGGATAAAGGCCCAGGTGATGGACGGTTGAGTGTCCCAGGTCGAGCAGGTGTTGCGTGGCCTCGCGTCCGGCTGCGTACTCATCAATGAACGCGTAGGGAAAGCCGGGCTGGCCAGCTGAGAACCCGGATGCGGCGACAGTGGGTATGCTCTTCGGCAGTTGCTTGAGCACTTCTGCGCCTGATGGATCGAAGTCGAGGACGATGATCCCCGCAAGCTGCTGTTGCAGGGCTATTTCGAGCGCGGCTTTCACATCTTGGTCTTCCGAAGATTTCACAGCCGATATCACCACGGAGTAGCCTGCTCCCTGCGCCACCTCCTCGATGCCGGCCAGAGTGTTGGCGTAGCCATAGGTGGAGGTGCTGGCCGCAAAGATCGCGATCATCGATCGTTCGCCGCTTTTCAGCGCTCTGGCTAGTGAGCTCGGTCGGTAATTCAGCTCTTCGATTGCAGCCAGCACTCTTTGCCGACGCTCCTCGCTGACCGGGATGTTTCCGGTTAAAACGCGCGAGACTGTTGGCACGGAGACACCCGCGAGGCGGGCCACGTCGGCGATCACCGGTTGGCGGGAATCTTTCGTAATTCTCATGTCAGTCCTTGCCGTTCCAATTTGAGCTCTATGGGGAAGGTTATCCCGAAGCGCTGTTGCGGGCGCCCATTTGTTGGCGGACGAGCAGCCAGGCGAGAAAGGCAGGGACTAATCCGCTACCTAGCGGAATCAAGGTCGGCAGGCGGAAGGCCAGAAGCAGCCAGGTGCTCAAGACAACCACGCAGCCGGCAAGGGGTAGGGACTTAGCCAGCATTAGACCCCGAACCGATCTCACAAGCTCCGGGCCGGTGACGTCATCCTCGGCAACCATGGACACGGCCAACAGTGCCACGTAAGCCGCGCCCCCTATGCCACAGATCGGGATGATTATGCACAGTGCCAGCACGCCCGCAGCCCCTGGTGTTGCGAGCCAGAACAGGATGGAAAAGACAGCTGCAGCCATGGCCACCGGCACGGCCAAGCCCAGATAGCCAACACGGGACCAGGCCCAGGAGAACTCCCCGAAGAAAGATCGGGCCACCCCGGGACGCTCTTCGATGACCGTTTTGCGCAACGCGCGCTGTAAAGCGACGGCCGCAGGAACAATAGTAAACAGCGGAAGGCTGACGAGCAGGAACAGGACCTGCAGCAGGAGGGTGTCTCCGACAGTTTCCAAAGCAGCCATGACTGCCGCACTTCGGGGCCTGCGCCTTTGCTGTTCCATAACTTCCATTCACTGTCTGCAGCATCATTTCCGGGGAGCGGAGCCGCTTCACGTCTCATCATCCTATGGAATGACGGTTGTGACTTGCGCCTCTGATATCGATATCATACACTCGATGCAGCGCCACCCAACGCCGGGTGGCTACATCAGGAGGATTTGATATGGCACGTCGACGTGCAGGATTTCTCGCGCTGGCAGTCGCCGGCACCTTGGCTCTGGGAGCCTGCGGCTCCGGCGGTGCATCTACTGCCCCCGCTTCGAACCCCGCGGAACTGACAGGAACGCTTCGGGTCCTGGTTCCGAGCTACCCCGCCAGCAACGAAGGTAAAGCCGAGCTTGAGAAGGTAGTGGCTTCCTTCAAGACCAAATATCCGCA
Protein-coding regions in this window:
- a CDS encoding LacI family DNA-binding transcriptional regulator, with protein sequence MRITKDSRQPVIADVARLAGVSVPTVSRVLTGNIPVSEERRQRVLAAIEELNYRPSSLARALKSGERSMIAIFAASTSTYGYANTLAGIEEVAQGAGYSVVISAVKSSEDQDVKAALEIALQQQLAGIIVLDFDPSGAEVLKQLPKSIPTVAASGFSAGQPGFPYAFIDEYAAGREATQHLLDLGHSTVHHLGLYPLTQFSGRYQGWLDALSDAGIKPPPVLEASRAPRSGYEQGLRIAADPGITAVFCSNDGLALAALRALTEKGVAVPDQVSIIGWDNQPFSEFTWPALSTVAPDFKDLGVRAFRLLQQQLSGAEEIADSTVRPQLLERESTAAPGRRPVGSPSQ
- a CDS encoding DUF624 domain-containing protein, whose product is MAALETVGDTLLLQVLFLLVSLPLFTIVPAAVALQRALRKTVIEERPGVARSFFGEFSWAWSRVGYLGLAVPVAMAAAVFSILFWLATPGAAGVLALCIIIPICGIGGAAYVALLAVSMVAEDDVTGPELVRSVRGLMLAKSLPLAGCVVVLSTWLLLAFRLPTLIPLGSGLVPAFLAWLLVRQQMGARNSASG